From Solanum lycopersicum chromosome 8, SLM_r2.1, the proteins below share one genomic window:
- the LOC101246453 gene encoding probable peroxidase 61, which translates to MEKYSGILLLLLPILMSFVAVSLNSGYANAAVFLPPEDKPLVRHYYKKLNTCANVEPFVQHQVKLYWDKDKTITAKLLKLLYADCMVNGCDASVLLTGPNTERNSSKNARLDGYLLIDKIKRVLEIRCPRAVSCADILNLAVRDAVHYAGAPSYPVFLGRRDGVESKAEWIDYPSPSMSWEEGLAYFESKNLDVQDFVTLLGAHTMGQAHCSSFYDRLYDFQGTGKPDPSMKRSVLVKLRDQCPKNSKNDSPVYFNEEYGSNYTFTNKLYTKVLAHESLLRVDQQLSYGSDTGELVDEYAKSLELFRRGFALSISRMGGLKVLTGKNGEIRQDCKFTNKNNPNIN; encoded by the exons atggagaaatactcgggaattcttcttcttcttcttccgaTACTGATGAGTTTTGTTGCAGTGAGCTTGAATTCAGGTTATGCAAATGCCGCGGTGTTTTTGCCACCGGAGGATAAACCATTGGTGAGACATTACTATAAGAAGCTAAATACATGTGCCAATGTGGAACCATTTGTTCAACATCAAGTGAAGCTCTATTGGGACAAGGATAAGACTATTACTGCTAAACTCCTCAAGTTACTCTATGCTGATTGCATGGTTAAT GGTTGTGATGCATCAGTCCTGCTAACGGGTCCAAACACAGAGAGAAATTCATCGAAAAATGCAAGGCTGGATGGATACCTGTTGAtcgataaaataaaaagagtgcttgaaattcgATGTCCTAGAGCCGTTTCTTGTGCTGATATTCTCAATCTTGCTGTTAGGGATGCCGTCCATTAT GCAGGTGCACCATCTTATCCAGTGTTCTTGGGAAGAAGGGATGGAGTAGAATCAAAAGCTGAATGGATTGATTATCCTTCACCTTCAATGTCTTGGGAGGAAGGACTTGCTTACTTTGAATCCAAAAATCTTGATGTTCAAGACTTTGTCACACTTTTAG GGGCACATACAATGGGACAAGCACATTGCAGCTCCTTCTATGACCGCCTTTACGATTTCCAAGGTACAGGAAAACCAGACCCCAGCATGAAGAGATCTGTGTTAGTAAAGCTAAGGGATCAATGCCCTAAAAACAGCAAAAATGATTCACCTGTTTATTTCAATGAAGAATATGGTTCTAACTATACATTCACTAACAAATTATACACTAAGGTTCTTGCTCATGAATCACTTCTTAGAGTTGATCAACAATTATCTTATGGAAGCGATACAGGTGAACTAGTCGATGAATACGCAAAGAGTTTAGAGCTATTTCGAAGGGGATTTGCATTATCGATTAGTAGAATGGGAGGTCTTAAAGTGTTGACAGGTAAAAATGGCGAAATTCGCCAAGATTGCAAGTTTACAAATAAGAACAATCCTAACATCAATTAG
- the LOC101247045 gene encoding cell number regulator 1-like, with translation MQRIDGNNENIPTSPHHQLSPQNSIQRDISLQSLPPRSQSQNSMHRHLSSSSSSSSQNSMNESHLAIPATPPPIMSNSISSPPKHPLYGPPPPSQLSSLSTQNPWPLIPLQHQPPPYHQPPMMPYYPPMGVPPPFPPHFPMPFPHDQFHSFHHPMLHGNNNNNISNGQIYSQPWSTGLFDCFSDIKNCFITCLCPCVTFGQVDEILSQGQMTWWEAALMFGLLEAFCCQASLVFAWYHRVQFRKKYNLMGNLFSEFAITLICMRLVLCQNYRQLNKLGFDVALGWKANKKKQRRIASQNAVQFVPPMANPGMFR, from the exons atgCAAAGAATAGATGGTAATAATGAGAATATTCCAACATCCCCTCATCATCAATTGTCACCACAAAATTCTATACAAAGAGATATTTCATTGCAATCATTACCACCCCGGTCCCAATCACAAAATTCAATGCATAGACATCTCTCCTcctcatcatcgtcatcatcacaAAATTCGATGAATGAATCTCATTTAGCTATACCAGCAACACCACCACCAATTATGTCTAATTCGATATCATCGCCACCCAAACATCCCCTTTATGGACCCCCTCCACCATCACAATTATCATCATTATCGACACAAAATCCCTGGCCATTAATTCCACTACAACACCAACCACCTCCATATCACCAACCCCCTATGATGCCATATTACCCACCAATGGGGGTGCCACCACCATTTCCTCcacattttcctatgccctttcCTCATGACCAATTTCATTCATTTCATCATCCAATGCTCCatggaaataataataataatatctcaAATGGACAAATTTATAGTCAGCCTTGGTCCACAGGCCTTTTTGATTGTTTTTCAGACATCAAGAATT GTTTTATTACATGTTTATGTCCCTGTGTTACTTTTGGGCAAGTGGATGAGATTTTATCTCAAGGACAAATGA CTTGGTGGGAAGCTGCATTAATGTTTGGACTTTTGGAGGCATTTTGTTGTCAAGCATCATTGGTTTTTGCATGGTATCATCGTGTGCaattcagaaaaaaatataatttgatggGAAATTTATTCAGTGAGTTTGCAATTACTCTTATTTGTATGAGATTGGTCCTTTGTCAGAATTATCGTCAGCTTAACAAACTTGGCTTTGATGTAGCTCTAG GATGGAAAGCCAATAAgaagaaacaaagaagaatAGCAAGCCAAAATGCTGTTCAATTTGTGCCACCAATGGCTAATCCTGGGATGTTTAGATGA
- the LOC109120846 gene encoding protein PLANT CADMIUM RESISTANCE 7-like encodes MSPLMNSNGYNQFVTNKPLDNNNNASSQSYSYPHLLPYGYGMPPPPPPPPPPSQPYGSPDGSSVYIQRAPIGITKHMEETTWSTNIFACGRDPKNCLTTCVCPCITSGQIAEIVSEGRTSCMEGVIINMLLCCLCCITPLYTFYYRVKLRRKFKLEGNECLDCLIHTLCCYCALCQEYRELHRQGFDPALGWAENIERQSHAVAVFTITPPPVQEAMKR; translated from the exons ATGTCTCCTCTCATGAACTCGAATGGGTATAACCAATTCGTTACTAATAAACCattagataataataataacgcaTCGTCGCAATCATATTCATATCCTCATTTATTACCTTATGGATATGGTATGCCTCCTCCGCCACCACCGCCGCCACCACCATCACAACCATATGGATCTCCTGATGGGTCTTCTGTATATATTCAAAGAGCCCCTATTGGAATAACCAAACATATGGAAGAGACAACTTGGTCAACCAACATTTTTGCATGTGGTAGAGACCCTAAAAATT GTCTTACAACATGTGTTTGTCCATGCATAACATCCGGGCAAATTGCAGAAATAGTGAGTGAAGGACGAACAT CATGCATGGAAGGAGTGATAATAAACATGTTACTCTGTTGTTTATGTTGTATTACACCACTTTATACTTTTTACTACAGAGTTAAATTGAGAAGAAAATTTAAGTTGGAAGGGAATGAATGTCTTGATTGCCTTATTCATAcattatgttgttattgtgCCTTGTGTCAAGAATATCGTGAGCTTCATCGTCAAGGATTTGACCCTGCACTTG GATGGGCAGAAAATATTGAGCGGCAAAGCCATGCTGTTGCTGTTTTCACTATTACCCCACCTCCAGTTCAAGAAGCCATGAAAAGATAA